In Leisingera methylohalidivorans DSM 14336, a single genomic region encodes these proteins:
- a CDS encoding PLP-dependent aminotransferase family protein → MTKSRYTRFADMLSNAIREGKLAPGSRLPTHRAFAEKTGIALATATRVYKELERRGLVRGEAGRGTFVRDPGVPMTLGVHQTAAEGITDLVFNMPGGLSDADILRTGLRRLAAAGDLDAMLRYQPHGGRLHERRIIAESLGRSLGRIDPEHLLVASGSQHGLAVTCLGLFQQGDVIAADALTYPGFKSAAALNGLELAPVGMQHGVMDPDDLDHQCRLRTIRAVYLMPTVQSPLGTVMDETIRLRMLDVARRHNLLIIEDAAYAFLEPDPPPGFLSLAPERTVHVSGFSKSFATGLRLGYVIAPADRTAALLEAIRATTWNTPALISALVTGWIEDGTLEKSEEIRRRDGAARQSVCREVFGASNVISHRNAGFAWLPLEKGARAQPIVTRLKDQGISVSGAEPFATSAAAPQALRLAFGGLPMAELRGTLETVRAAVHAERAG, encoded by the coding sequence ATGACCAAATCCAGATACACCCGTTTTGCAGACATGCTCTCCAATGCGATCCGGGAGGGCAAATTGGCGCCGGGCTCCAGACTGCCGACGCACCGGGCCTTCGCTGAAAAAACCGGCATAGCGCTGGCGACCGCAACCCGGGTTTACAAGGAACTGGAACGCAGGGGGCTTGTCAGGGGAGAAGCCGGGCGCGGGACTTTTGTGCGCGATCCCGGCGTGCCGATGACACTGGGCGTGCATCAGACCGCGGCCGAGGGGATCACGGATCTGGTCTTCAACATGCCGGGCGGACTCTCGGACGCAGACATTTTGCGGACTGGCTTGCGGCGGCTTGCGGCGGCCGGCGATCTGGATGCGATGCTGCGCTATCAGCCCCACGGCGGCCGCCTTCATGAACGCCGGATCATCGCCGAAAGCCTCGGGCGGTCTCTGGGCCGGATTGACCCCGAGCACCTGCTGGTCGCCTCGGGCAGCCAGCACGGCCTGGCGGTCACCTGTTTGGGGCTGTTTCAGCAGGGGGATGTAATCGCTGCTGACGCTCTTACATACCCAGGGTTTAAATCCGCTGCCGCCCTGAATGGTCTGGAGCTTGCCCCGGTTGGGATGCAGCACGGTGTCATGGACCCGGATGATCTGGATCACCAATGCCGCTTGCGGACCATACGAGCGGTTTATCTGATGCCGACGGTGCAAAGCCCGCTGGGAACCGTCATGGATGAAACAATCCGGCTGCGCATGCTGGATGTTGCCCGGCGGCACAACCTGCTTATCATCGAGGACGCGGCGTATGCGTTTTTGGAACCTGACCCGCCGCCGGGGTTCCTGTCCTTGGCACCGGAGCGGACAGTGCATGTCAGCGGCTTTTCCAAAAGCTTCGCAACCGGATTGCGTCTGGGGTACGTGATCGCGCCTGCAGACCGCACCGCAGCTCTGCTGGAAGCGATCCGTGCGACAACCTGGAACACGCCCGCATTGATTTCCGCATTGGTCACAGGCTGGATCGAAGACGGGACACTGGAAAAATCCGAAGAAATCCGCAGGCGGGATGGCGCTGCGCGTCAATCGGTGTGCCGGGAAGTCTTTGGCGCGTCTAATGTCATTTCGCATCGCAACGCGGGTTTTGCCTGGCTGCCGCTTGAAAAAGGCGCCCGTGCGCAGCCCATCGTGACGCGTTTGAAGGATCAGGGCATCTCGGTGTCCGGCGCAGAGCCTTTTGCAACATCCGCCGCAGCGCCGCAGGCCTTGAGATTGGCGTTTGGCGGTTTGCCGATGGCAGAGCTGCGCGGCACGCTGGAAACGGTGCGCGCCGCGGTTCACGCTGAGCGGGCAGGGTAG
- a CDS encoding MFS transporter, with translation MLRFLSAALLAVILFTVTFAVNLQAPLYEAYAAQNNAGATAVTIAFAAYAGGLMPALLLLGGLSDRIGRRIPIALALILGAAATAVLVQFPSWTSLVTARVFLGIGTGLATTAGNAYMAEILGAGRARNAALIVTSATSLGFGGGALATGLSLSLQGPTFLPFSYAALLAAAPVLAAAAFALPKADCPKPVTLLRLPVFPSGTWVFGAAMALAWSTTGMTIAVVPLQLSANALGGWTGLVIFLAIFTGFLCQPVARRMSNGQALALGFVLIPLGFLVLLAGVWQTSLVLVLAGTCITSTASYGFTYLASLAEVSLRAPDDRARATAGLFVYAYCGFSLPVIASGALADTFGLLAAMALFAAAQMSATWVIVLFWRKGRHPARSATEQELGIV, from the coding sequence ATGCTCCGTTTCCTGTCTGCTGCTTTGCTTGCCGTCATTCTGTTCACTGTCACGTTTGCCGTGAATCTTCAGGCGCCGTTGTATGAAGCCTATGCCGCGCAGAACAATGCCGGCGCCACCGCCGTCACAATCGCCTTTGCGGCCTATGCTGGCGGCCTGATGCCGGCGCTGTTGCTGCTTGGCGGGCTGTCAGACCGGATCGGGCGGCGTATTCCGATAGCGCTGGCCCTGATCCTCGGCGCGGCTGCGACGGCAGTTCTGGTGCAGTTCCCAAGCTGGACAAGTCTTGTCACAGCAAGGGTTTTCCTGGGCATCGGGACCGGGCTGGCGACCACCGCGGGCAATGCGTATATGGCCGAAATCCTGGGCGCCGGACGGGCACGCAACGCGGCCTTGATTGTGACATCGGCAACATCGCTTGGGTTCGGCGGCGGCGCTCTGGCAACGGGTCTTAGCCTTAGCCTGCAAGGGCCGACGTTCCTGCCATTCAGCTACGCGGCACTGCTTGCAGCCGCTCCGGTTCTGGCCGCAGCCGCTTTCGCCCTGCCCAAGGCGGACTGCCCGAAACCCGTCACACTGCTGCGGCTGCCGGTCTTTCCGTCCGGCACCTGGGTGTTCGGCGCGGCAATGGCGCTGGCCTGGTCGACAACCGGCATGACCATTGCCGTCGTGCCGTTGCAACTGTCAGCCAATGCGCTTGGAGGCTGGACCGGGCTTGTCATCTTTCTGGCGATCTTCACGGGGTTTCTCTGCCAGCCCGTCGCCCGGCGCATGTCCAACGGCCAAGCACTGGCACTCGGGTTTGTGCTGATACCGCTGGGTTTTCTCGTGCTCCTGGCCGGTGTCTGGCAAACATCACTGGTGCTGGTCCTTGCCGGAACCTGCATCACCAGCACGGCAAGCTATGGCTTTACCTATCTCGCTTCCCTGGCAGAGGTTTCACTGCGCGCACCTGATGACAGGGCGCGGGCAACGGCGGGCCTTTTCGTCTATGCCTATTGCGGATTCTCGCTGCCTGTCATTGCAAGCGGCGCATTGGCCGACACCTTTGGGCTGCTGGCTGCAATGGCCCTCTTTGCCGCTGCCCAGATGTCCGCCACATGGGTCATCGTCCTGTTCTGGAGGAAAGGCCGGCACCCGGCCCGCTCAGCCACGGAACAGGAATTGGGTATCGTCTGA